In Antarcticibacterium arcticum, the genomic stretch TGAGCCGGTATAACCGGGAATTCTCCCTTGTTGGGGAGACCCTGTTTGAAAGAAATATATACAGCAGGTCATATTCTGGATCCATCCAAACCATAATCCCGGTAAAGCCGGTGTGGCCATAACTCGATGCACTCGCATCCTGTGCGGTATTTCGGCTTTCACCCTTTTCATTGTAATAAGGCTTGTCAAATCCCAGCGCACGGTGATTTTCAGAATCAGGAAACTGGCGGCGGGTGAATTCCTCAATGGTTTCTTCATTGATATATCTCACGCCCCCATACTCTCCCTTGTTAAGGTACATTTGTAAAAGTTTAGCAAGGTCAAAAGCATTCCCAAACAAGCCGGCGTGACCCGATACGCCGCCCATCATTATTGCACCCTCATCATGCACAGTCCCGTGAATAGTTTCATGCCTGAAGTTATAATCATCCTCTGTAGGAACAATCCGGGATTTTGGGAATTTAGCCAACGGATTAAAAGTAAGGGAAGTTGCGCCCAGGGGTTCATAAAAACTTTCCTTTAAATAGGAGGAGAAATCAGTATCTATGCGACTCTCAACAACCCGGGGCGCCAGAATGAAAAAAAAATCTGAGTACACGTATTTCTTTTCTTCCCTTAGAGGAGATTTTCTTATTTCCTTTACGATCTTATCTGGATAGTTGCGGTGCAGGTACATGGTATTGGTGAGCCTAATAGGAAACCTTGCTGAAGAATCATTTTTTATAGTTGCCCATTTATAAGATCCGTTTTTTCTTTTGGTGTTTTTCCAGAACGGGATCCATGGCTGGAACCTTGCCTGGTGCGTTAAGATATCCCTATAGGGAATTTCGGCTTTATTGGATCTGCGAAAAGACGGTAAGTGATTGGAAAGAGTTTGATTGGGGTGAAACTTATCTTCATCATACAATTTCATCAACGCCGCCATAGATGCAGAGATCTTTGTGACCGATGCCAGATCGTAAAGATCTTCTTTCTTTACTTTAATTGTGTCATGGTACACTTGCGTTCCGTAAGCTTTATGAAAAACAATTTTTTGATTCCTGGCAACCAACACCTGCCCTCCTGGAATTGCTTTTGCATTTATGGCTTCCTGCATAAGGGAATCTATTCTTTTATTCAGGATGCCGGAATCCATTCCCGCATCTTCAGGAATAGCATAAGAAAGCCGTAAGCCATCTTCCAACACAAGACCCTCTCCTACTTTAAATTTTTCCCCCACACTTACGGGAAGTTTTCCACTTGAACCACTCCCCCCAAATATAAGCTGGGCCGCAAGTTCCTGGTAATTTTGCGTATCCTGATAGGTAACTATTAGCCCCGCTGCTTTTTCAATATTTTCAAGTTTATCGAGCACATAGGGGTTTTTAAACAAACTTATTATGGTATTTTTTTCTGAAACAAGTTCCTTTAGAAAGCTTTGAACCTCCGCAGATATTTTAAGGGTGTTCCTGGGAAATTTACTATCATCATGGATCCCGGCAATTACCAGGTCAAAATTACCGAGCTCATTTTTTAGAGTGTGAATATCCCCGGCAGATCCTTCATTTTTAAGATTGAAATGTGAAACCCGGGTGTACCGGGAAAGAGTTTTTTGAAAATTGGTTTGTTCTTCAACTCCTATTGAAACGGAAGCGATCCTTAGTCCCTGTAATTTTTTAACCGGGAGGATATTGTTTTCATTTTTTAGCACCGTTATAGAAGCCCGGGCCAGTTTTTTATTAAGGTGATTAGCCCGGGGAGTATTGAGCTCTTCGATAATATTTATAAGGGATGTTGGTTCAAATTTATTAAGGCCTACCCAATATTTTACGGCGAGGATCTTTCTACACCTTCTGTCAATTTCAGCCTGACTTATGAGCCCTTTATTAATTGCTTTTCTTATTTCCTGAATTGCTTTTGGGACATCTTCAGTAAATTCCAACAGATCGTTCCCTGCAAGAATGGCATCTTTATCTACAATTCCGGGTTCATTGCCTACGGTAACGCCTTTCATATTCATAGCATCTGTCACTGTAAGCCCCTGAAAGCCGAGTTCTTCTTTTAAAAGCTGGGTAATAATAGGTTTTGACAAGGTAGAAGGTACCCCTGTTGGATCCAGTGCGGGAATATCGAGATGGGCCACCATAACACCACCTATTCCGGCTTTTACTACTTCCCGGAAGGGATATAGTTCCAGTGAATCCAGGCGGGCGCGGGAATGGTTAATTTGTGGCAGGGCATAATGAGAATCCGTATCGGTGTCGCCATGGCCGGGGAAATGCTTTGCTGTGGTAAGTAATTGATGGTCTTGCATCCCTCTCATATAAGCAATGGCTTTGCTCGTCACATTATACTTGTCTTCGCCAAAAGACCTGTAATTTATCACGGGATTATTGGGGTTATTATTAACATCAAGCACGGGTGCAAAATTGAGGTGTAAGCCTGTTCTTTTTATTTGCCTTGCAATTTCGGCACCCATATCATAAATAAGAGACTCGTCCTGTATAGCTCCCAGCGCCATTTGAAACGGATAGCTTATGGTGGTATCAAGTCGCATCCCAAGACCCCATTCCGCATCAATAGCGCCCAGAAGTGGCACCCTGGAGTGTGCCTGGTATTCATTCATTAACCGCACCTGCCTCACAGGACCCCCCTGGAAAAAAATGAGCCCGCCAATTTTTTGTTCCTTAATAAGTTTAAGGATCTCCTTTCTATGCTCATCACCCCGATTGGAATATGCCGCCACCATGATTAGTTGGGCAATTCGTTCATCGGGACTTAATGTCTTCATTATGGAGTCTACCCATTTGCTGTTTTCATATTGCAGAAACTCCGGAGTAACCGGTGCGGTAGCCTGGGCAGAAACGTTTCCCGTTATAAGTATACTAAAGAGAAGGAAGATGGAGGTGATTTTATTCATTACTTAAACTTTAATGTAAATCCTTTGTTTATCCATTATATAGCCAATAAGCCACATGAGCAACATAAAACAGGTTGCAAAGAGCAGGGAGGCATTATAATCTGTTAACCAGCTTAGAAAATAATTTTTGTAAATATAGAGTTTTGAAGCAATCCCGTTAATGTAAATAATATTCATCAGCTTTACCACAAGGCCAGAAAGCACGAAAATAAAAAGCGGATTACGCCCAAAAACTTCAAAGAAATAAGTCCAGGACACCTGTTTCAGGATCTCGATAATCAGGATCAAAACGGCAATTAATACAAGTACCCATCCTACACTTAATAGTACGTAGGAACTGGTCCACAAAGGTTTATTAACCGGGAACCATATATCCCATGTATGGGCCATTATTATAAGGACTATTGCGACGGCGGTTAATTTCCAAATGGTGGAAAATGTATTTCCCGAAAGTTGAATAAACACCCCGGCTACATAACCAGCAATAACATTCACAACGGCAGGCAGTGTGCTTAAAAGTCCTTCGGGATCAAATGGAATTCCAAAGCCCTGCCAAAGGTTTTCGGGCCTCAAAACGGAAAGGTCAAATTTTAGGGCTGCATTGCCTGTAAGACTATAAGGGTCATTCCCATCTCCAAAATAATAGAGAATTCCCCAATACCCAAAAAGGATGAAAAAACTTATAAAGATGGCAGCTCTCATTTTTAGAAAATGAATTATAAAGGCAGCGAGACAATAAGCCAGTGCAATACGTTGTAATACCCCCATAATGCGCATATTCTCAAAATTCCTTAGGGCAAAGTCCCCTGCAGCATCACGGTAAAAGAAGGGAAAGGCACTTAAAAACAGGCCAATTAGAAAAATGAGCAAAGTTCTTTTCAGGATCTTTTTTAAGAAGGCCGGATTACCTCGTTCCGCATATTTTTTAAGGCTGAAACTCATAGCATTTCCCACTGCAAATAAAAAAGATGGGAAAACAAGATCTGTAATAGTGAAACCATGCCAGGGCGCATGCTTAAAAGGGGCATATATGGTAGCCCAGCTGCCCGGAGTGTTCACAAGGATCATTAAAGCAATGGTTAATCCTCTTAAAACATCCAATGCCAGGTATCTTTCTTTTAATTCTGCCATACATAATAGATGGCAAAATGTCAAGGCTTGTTAAAATAAACCCCTCACGGCCACAGTATAAAAATATAAATTTTAATTAAATATCCAATCTTTTATAAAATTTTTGATAAAGTATATTTCAGGATTATTTTTTTACCTATTTTTAGTGAAAATATTATTAGTATTTTGTGAAACTATTTTAACTAAATTCTAAATAAAAAATATTCTATGGCACAGGTTTTACATAATTTCCTTCTTAGCAAAGAGGCGTTTAATGATATAAGTAATGTAGAGAGAAAAAAGCATCTGCAAAAAATTAAGATCATTCGACACCTTTATATGAACAGTGCCAATACAAATGCCGAGATATGTCAAACCTTTAATTTGAGCCTGCCAACCTCAATGGCACTCATTAATCAATTAATAAGTACCGAAATTGTTGAAAAAAGAGGTAGGGGGGAATCTGTTGGTGGAAGAAAGCCGGATCTTTATGGCTTGCATAAAAATACATTTTTTGTGCTAAGTATACATATTGAGCGATATAAGATCAAACTTGCCATTGTAGATAATACGCATACCATTGTAGTGGAAGAGAGCATCCCTTCCAAAATCTCTCCCAATGTGAATATTGTAGATTTCCTTTTTGATTATGCTCAAAATCTTATAGAAACCTCACAAATAGACACCGGAAAATTACTGGGTATTGGTATAAGCATGCCGGGTCTGGTATCATCAAAAGAAGGTAAAAACTTTACTTATTTCTTAACAGGGCAGGAATCAGAATCCCTTCAGGCAGCCCTAAAAAAACAATTCAATAAACCCGTTTATATTTTAAATGATGCCAAGAGCGCTTGTTTAGCCGAGTTTAGGTTTGGCCAGGCAAAGAATAAAAGCGACGTTCTGGTAATCTCCATGGATTGGGGAGTGGGCCTTGGAATTATCATGGATCGTAAAATGCATTCAGGAACCTCGGGCTTTGCAGGGGAATTTGGCCATATTCCAATGGTGGAGAACGGGAAACTATGCCATTGTGGTAAACGCGGCTGTTTGGAAACAGTGGCCTCGGGAATTGCCCTGGTTGAAAAAGCAAAAGATGGGCTGCAGGAAGGCCAAACCTCGGTTTTGCGAAATATGACAAATAATGATTTTGATAATTTAGAACCGGAACTCATAATAGAAGCGGCCAATCGTGGCGACCAGTTTGCGATCAATGTTATTTCAGAAATAGGGATCAATCTGGGGAAAGGGATCGCGATCCTTATCCAGATATTCAATCCCGAATTGATCATTCTGGAAGGAAAAATTGCCGAAGCCAAACAGTTTATAACCACCCCAATCCAACAATCTATCAACACTTACTGTATGATACAGCTTAAGGAGAGAACCACAATTTCCCTTTCTGAACTTGGTCCAAATTCCAGTTTACTAGGTTCTACAGTTGCTGTTGTTAATAATGTATTTAAAAGTCAGCTCGCACTGGCAAAATCAGAGATCAATTAAAAAACCCCAGAATTACCTATTGCTATGGCCAGATTAAACCTGCTTGAAGAAACAAGATTTGAGAAACTTCCGGTAACAGTATACCCAGATGAATTTGAGGCTGCAGATAAAGTCGCAAAGTATGTTGCAGATATTATAAGAAAAAAACAATCGCTGGGAAAACCGGCCGTCCTGGGGTTGGCCACAGGTGCAACACCTGTAGATGTGTATGCCCGGCTGGTGAAAATGCACCGCGAAGAAGGCCTGAGCTTTAAAAATGTGGTCACTTTTAACCTGGATGAGTATTACCCCATGCAGCCCGATTCAAAACAAAGCTATGTGGCCTTTATGGATGAAAATCTATTCAACCATATAGATATAGACCGAAAAAATATCCATATTCCAGATGGCACTCTTGCCCCTGAAGATATTGCTCCCTACTGCCTGGCATACGAACAAAAAATAGAAGAAATGGGAGGCCTTGACCTCCAGATACTGGGAATAGGAAGAACCGGACATATTGGGTTCAATGAACCGGGATCAGCTCCCAATTCGGGAACCAGGCTTGTAACCTTAGATGACCTTACGCGAAGAGATGCATCCAGGGATTTTGGCGGAAAAGAGAATGTTCCTACCAAAGCCATCACCATGGGAATTGGTACCATTTTCAAGGCGAGGGAAATAATTCTTATGGCCTGGAGCCGGAAAAAGGCTTCAATTATAAAGAAAGCCGTTGAAGGTGAGATCTCCGGAAGTGTTCCTGCTACATACTTACAACTTTCAGAAAACGTAAAATTTGTCCTGGATGAGGACGCTGCTTCAGAATTGACAAGATTTAATACCCCGTGGCTGGTAAAAGATTGTAACTGGGATGAAGCCCTCATTAAAAAGGCTGTGATCTGGTTATCTTCAGAAATTAAAAAACCCATCCTGAAGCTTACAGATGAAGATTATAATGCCCACGGAATGGCCCAGCTTGTTACCGAGCGTGGCCCTGCCTATGATATAAACATTCATGTTTTTAACAAATTACAGCATAGCATAACCGGCTGGCCAGGTGGAAAACCCAATGCAGACGATTCCCAGCGTCCTGAGAGGGCAAAACCTTCGCAAAAGCGCTCCCTTATTTTCTCCCCGCATCCGGATGATGACGTTATCTCTATGGGAGGCACCTTTATAAGGCTTGTAGATCAGGGACACGATGTGCACGTAGCCTATCAAACATCGGGAAATACCGCTGTTTGGGATACCGATGTATTGCGATATGTTGAATTTGCCATAGATTTTAATCAGAGTATCGGGCAGGATACAAAGAAACTGGAAGAGATCTATGAGAATATGAGAACCTTTTTGAATACCAAACAACCCAATGAAATAGATCTTGAGGAAATAAGGGATGTGAAAGCCTTCATTAGAAAATCTGAAGCTTTTGCAGGAGCCCGGTATGCCGGCCTTAAAGATAAAAACATTCATTTCATGGCATTACCGTTCTATGAAACGGGAAAAACCGAGAAAAATCCGGTTAAAGAAGTTGATGTTGAAATAACCATGGAACTTCTTCAAAAAATCAAGCCGCACCAGATCTTTGCAGCCGGGGATTTTGCCGATCCTCACGGTACTCATATTGTTTGTTTCAGGATAATCCTGGAAGCAATGAACAGGCTCAGGAAATCTGAGGAATGGACAAAAGATTGCTGGCTGTGGATGTACCGGGGTGCATGGGATGAATTTGAAACCCATGAGATTGAAATGGCGGTACCCTTATCCCCTATGGAAGTTCATAAAAAGAGAAATGCAATTTTTCAACATCAGTCGCAAAAAGACCGGCCCGTTTTCCCCGGGGACGATCAAAGGGAGTTCTGGGTGCGCGCAGAACAGCGCAACAGGGAGACGGCAGAAAATTATCATCAGTTGGGATTGGCAAATTACGAAGCCATGGAAGCCTTTGTACGCTGGAAATTTTAAATTAATCTGGAGTGAAATGAAAACATTAAGAATTTATCTGTTAATAGTCCTCACATCAGGAATATTGGTATCCTGCTCTTCAAATCCATATTCTAAAACCAACAGGGTACACAAGCAACAAACCAAAATGTACGCTAAACAACTGCAGGAATTCCCCCCTCAAATGGATGCGGGGGCTCAAATGCTTAATTTTGGAGAACACCAGGCCGGAACAACAAATTTCAACCTTAGAAAACCAAATTATGTGATCATACATCATACGGCCCAGAATTCTACAGACCACACCCTTAAAACCTTCACCTTGCCAAGGACGCAGGTGAGTTCGCATTATGTTATTGGAAGAGACGGGAAGGTGTACCAAATGCTCAACGATTATTACCGTGCATGGCACGCGGGAGCGGGAAAATGGGGAAATTCATCAGACATTAATTCTTCATCCATAGGAATAGAACTGGATAATAATGGATTTGAGGAATTTTCTCCATTGCAAATTAATAGTCTAATGGAACTTTTAAAGGTTTTAAAAGAGAGACACAAGATCCCGGATGCCAATTTTATTGGCCATTCAGATATTGCGCCTTCAAGAAAAGTAGACCCTAACCCCACATTTCCCTGGAAATTGCTGGCTGAAGAAGGTTTTGGCTTATGGTATGAAGAACCTGCGGTAACGCCACAAATTACTATAGACGGTCGCCCCGGAGGCGATCTTAGCATAGAAGTTTCAGAAAACGAACTTTCACCCAACACTAAAATTGCTGAAAATTCCCCGTTGGAAGTATCCCCGGAGATTGCCTTAAGAATCATTGGTTATGATACAAGCAACCTTGATGCTGCGATCAAGGCCTTTAAGCTGCATTTTATACAAACTGAAGTCAATGGAACTTTAACCGATTATGACCTTCGTGTTTTGAATAATCTTTACAAGAAATATATGTAACACCTGCCGCAATGTCCAAATACCTTCTATTTTTCGTGACCATTTTCCTGGTCTGTTCCCCGCTTTATTCCCAGGATCTGGAAGAAATGGAAATATTGTCCAGGGAAGAATGGCAGGCTCAACCTGCAAAAGAGGGTATGAAATGGCATATCCCCAGGTATATTACAATTCACCATACCGGGACAAACCAAAACCCCAACCGTTCGGCTGCTGAAAAACTTCAGGCGCTGCAAAGATTTTCTTATACCGAAGGTGTTTTAGGTGACGGTGTAACTCCTAAAAAGCCCTGGCCAGATGTACCTTATCATTATTATATTACTGTTGACGGAATCGTGGTTGAGGGAAGAGAGATCCAGTATCAGGGAGATTCCAACACAGATTATGACCTCAACGGCCACGCCCTTATCGTGGTGGAGGGAAACTTTAATAAAGAAGAAGTCAAAGACATCCAGTATGAGAAACTGGAACAACTGGTATTTGCCCTGGCTAAAAAATATAAAATTACCGCGGAAGGAATTACGGGACATAAAGACCAGGCAGAAACCACCTGTCCCGGTGAAAATCTCGATATTTTGATCCCGCAGCTTTGGGAAAAGGTTGAAGATCTTGAGAATTCCAGGGTCAAAATAGGCGCTGAACAACTATTCTCTCCCGAATATTTAAACCTTATCAAAGGCAAATGTGTAGGCCTGGTGACAAACCACACGGGACTTCTACCTGATGGCACCCATTTGATTGATCTTTTAAATGATCATAAAGATGTAAAATTAACTTTGCTTTTTGGCCCGGAACACGGACTGCGAGGGGAAGAGGATACCCACGTGGCAGATGGGGTAGACAAAAAAACAGGTTTACCTATAATCTCTCTCTATGGAAAGGTGCGTAAACCAACAAAGGAAATGCTGAAAAAGGTAGATGTGCTGGTTTTTGACATTCAGGATATCGGGGCACGGTACTATACCTATATCAAAACAATGCTGAACGTCCTTGAAGCGGCAGCGGAAGAAGGAGTTCCCTATATTATTCTTGACAGACCAAACCCAATTACCGGTACATATGTTGACGGACCAATGGGTAAACCTTTGGAATCGGCATCGGGGATAGGGAATATTCCCATCGCTCACGGAATGACGGTTGGGGAGCTTGCTAAAATGTTTAACGGGGAACGAAAGGAAAAAGGACTACCGGCGGCAAAACTCACGGTGATTCCATTGAAAAATTATGAACGGGACCAGTGGTATGACCACACCGGGCTTCCGTGGGTGAAGCCTTCCCCAAATATGCTGA encodes the following:
- a CDS encoding glycoside hydrolase family 3 N-terminal domain-containing protein, with amino-acid sequence MNKITSIFLLFSILITGNVSAQATAPVTPEFLQYENSKWVDSIMKTLSPDERIAQLIMVAAYSNRGDEHRKEILKLIKEQKIGGLIFFQGGPVRQVRLMNEYQAHSRVPLLGAIDAEWGLGMRLDTTISYPFQMALGAIQDESLIYDMGAEIARQIKRTGLHLNFAPVLDVNNNPNNPVINYRSFGEDKYNVTSKAIAYMRGMQDHQLLTTAKHFPGHGDTDTDSHYALPQINHSRARLDSLELYPFREVVKAGIGGVMVAHLDIPALDPTGVPSTLSKPIITQLLKEELGFQGLTVTDAMNMKGVTVGNEPGIVDKDAILAGNDLLEFTEDVPKAIQEIRKAINKGLISQAEIDRRCRKILAVKYWVGLNKFEPTSLINIIEELNTPRANHLNKKLARASITVLKNENNILPVKKLQGLRIASVSIGVEEQTNFQKTLSRYTRVSHFNLKNEGSAGDIHTLKNELGNFDLVIAGIHDDSKFPRNTLKISAEVQSFLKELVSEKNTIISLFKNPYVLDKLENIEKAAGLIVTYQDTQNYQELAAQLIFGGSGSSGKLPVSVGEKFKVGEGLVLEDGLRLSYAIPEDAGMDSGILNKRIDSLMQEAINAKAIPGGQVLVARNQKIVFHKAYGTQVYHDTIKVKKEDLYDLASVTKISASMAALMKLYDEDKFHPNQTLSNHLPSFRRSNKAEIPYRDILTHQARFQPWIPFWKNTKRKNGSYKWATIKNDSSARFPIRLTNTMYLHRNYPDKIVKEIRKSPLREEKKYVYSDFFFILAPRVVESRIDTDFSSYLKESFYEPLGATSLTFNPLAKFPKSRIVPTEDDYNFRHETIHGTVHDEGAIMMGGVSGHAGLFGNAFDLAKLLQMYLNKGEYGGVRYINEETIEEFTRRQFPDSENHRALGFDKPYYNEKGESRNTAQDASASSYGHTGFTGIMVWMDPEYDLLYIFLSNRVSPTRENSRLYRLNTRTQIHQVLYDAIKKFGE
- a CDS encoding acyltransferase family protein, encoding MAELKERYLALDVLRGLTIALMILVNTPGSWATIYAPFKHAPWHGFTITDLVFPSFLFAVGNAMSFSLKKYAERGNPAFLKKILKRTLLIFLIGLFLSAFPFFYRDAAGDFALRNFENMRIMGVLQRIALAYCLAAFIIHFLKMRAAIFISFFILFGYWGILYYFGDGNDPYSLTGNAALKFDLSVLRPENLWQGFGIPFDPEGLLSTLPAVVNVIAGYVAGVFIQLSGNTFSTIWKLTAVAIVLIIMAHTWDIWFPVNKPLWTSSYVLLSVGWVLVLIAVLILIIEILKQVSWTYFFEVFGRNPLFIFVLSGLVVKLMNIIYINGIASKLYIYKNYFLSWLTDYNASLLFATCFMLLMWLIGYIMDKQRIYIKV
- a CDS encoding ROK family protein gives rise to the protein MAQVLHNFLLSKEAFNDISNVERKKHLQKIKIIRHLYMNSANTNAEICQTFNLSLPTSMALINQLISTEIVEKRGRGESVGGRKPDLYGLHKNTFFVLSIHIERYKIKLAIVDNTHTIVVEESIPSKISPNVNIVDFLFDYAQNLIETSQIDTGKLLGIGISMPGLVSSKEGKNFTYFLTGQESESLQAALKKQFNKPVYILNDAKSACLAEFRFGQAKNKSDVLVISMDWGVGLGIIMDRKMHSGTSGFAGEFGHIPMVENGKLCHCGKRGCLETVASGIALVEKAKDGLQEGQTSVLRNMTNNDFDNLEPELIIEAANRGDQFAINVISEIGINLGKGIAILIQIFNPELIILEGKIAEAKQFITTPIQQSINTYCMIQLKERTTISLSELGPNSSLLGSTVAVVNNVFKSQLALAKSEIN
- the nagB gene encoding glucosamine-6-phosphate deaminase — encoded protein: MARLNLLEETRFEKLPVTVYPDEFEAADKVAKYVADIIRKKQSLGKPAVLGLATGATPVDVYARLVKMHREEGLSFKNVVTFNLDEYYPMQPDSKQSYVAFMDENLFNHIDIDRKNIHIPDGTLAPEDIAPYCLAYEQKIEEMGGLDLQILGIGRTGHIGFNEPGSAPNSGTRLVTLDDLTRRDASRDFGGKENVPTKAITMGIGTIFKAREIILMAWSRKKASIIKKAVEGEISGSVPATYLQLSENVKFVLDEDAASELTRFNTPWLVKDCNWDEALIKKAVIWLSSEIKKPILKLTDEDYNAHGMAQLVTERGPAYDINIHVFNKLQHSITGWPGGKPNADDSQRPERAKPSQKRSLIFSPHPDDDVISMGGTFIRLVDQGHDVHVAYQTSGNTAVWDTDVLRYVEFAIDFNQSIGQDTKKLEEIYENMRTFLNTKQPNEIDLEEIRDVKAFIRKSEAFAGARYAGLKDKNIHFMALPFYETGKTEKNPVKEVDVEITMELLQKIKPHQIFAAGDFADPHGTHIVCFRIILEAMNRLRKSEEWTKDCWLWMYRGAWDEFETHEIEMAVPLSPMEVHKKRNAIFQHQSQKDRPVFPGDDQREFWVRAEQRNRETAENYHQLGLANYEAMEAFVRWKF
- a CDS encoding N-acetylmuramoyl-L-alanine amidase; this encodes MKTLRIYLLIVLTSGILVSCSSNPYSKTNRVHKQQTKMYAKQLQEFPPQMDAGAQMLNFGEHQAGTTNFNLRKPNYVIIHHTAQNSTDHTLKTFTLPRTQVSSHYVIGRDGKVYQMLNDYYRAWHAGAGKWGNSSDINSSSIGIELDNNGFEEFSPLQINSLMELLKVLKERHKIPDANFIGHSDIAPSRKVDPNPTFPWKLLAEEGFGLWYEEPAVTPQITIDGRPGGDLSIEVSENELSPNTKIAENSPLEVSPEIALRIIGYDTSNLDAAIKAFKLHFIQTEVNGTLTDYDLRVLNNLYKKYM
- a CDS encoding exo-beta-N-acetylmuramidase NamZ domain-containing protein, giving the protein MSKYLLFFVTIFLVCSPLYSQDLEEMEILSREEWQAQPAKEGMKWHIPRYITIHHTGTNQNPNRSAAEKLQALQRFSYTEGVLGDGVTPKKPWPDVPYHYYITVDGIVVEGREIQYQGDSNTDYDLNGHALIVVEGNFNKEEVKDIQYEKLEQLVFALAKKYKITAEGITGHKDQAETTCPGENLDILIPQLWEKVEDLENSRVKIGAEQLFSPEYLNLIKGKCVGLVTNHTGLLPDGTHLIDLLNDHKDVKLTLLFGPEHGLRGEEDTHVADGVDKKTGLPIISLYGKVRKPTKEMLKKVDVLVFDIQDIGARYYTYIKTMLNVLEAAAEEGVPYIILDRPNPITGTYVDGPMGKPLESASGIGNIPIAHGMTVGELAKMFNGERKEKGLPAAKLTVIPLKNYERDQWYDHTGLPWVKPSPNMLNLKTAILYPAACLLEGTNYSEARGTMEPFEVLGAPWVDGEKLAEKLNSYNLQGLKFQPKTFVPDSIVDGIKIYPPKFMGEKVEGVEIIITDRDKLESAKAGVYILHALLELYPDKFEWRNARMDGLLGTTNVREKLQAGVSPEQIVREWDEAEDSFRKEREKYLLY